Part of the Catalinimonas alkaloidigena genome is shown below.
GTAGCATTTATCATGGTAGATGCTTTACGCTATGAATTGGGAGTTGCCTTAGAAAAGCAACTATCTGAGGATGCAAAGACAGAAATTACTCCTACACTTGTCCAATTACCAGGCATCACTCCAGTGGGAATGGCAAGTCTACTTCCTGGAGCATCATCAGATTTTCGTCTGACAAAAAAAGATTCAGGTTTTGTACCCCAAGTTAATGGTCAGATTGTGGGTAATGTGACACAGCGGATGGAGGTGATTCGGAAAAAATATGGGAATCGTTTTCAGGAAGGTCGTCTAGAAGAGTTTGTCCGTAAGCGCTTTGATATCAGTCCTGATACTGATCTGCTGGTTTTACGGTCCGTAGAAATTGACTCCCACTTTGAAAACAACCCAGATACTGCACCTGCCGAAATTACGAATGCTCTTAAACGTATTCGTGTAGCAATACATAAATTAAAAGGGGCTGGATTTGCTGAAGTAGTCATTGCTACGGACCATGGTTTTTTCATGAATACCCATGCTGGACCAGGAGATACTTGTTCAAAGCTTTCCGGTGAATGGATCAATATTCATGAGCGCTCCTTATTGGGAGACGGTCCATCTGACTCAAAGCATTTCTATTTGAGTGCTGAGGAGGCTGGAATAAATTGCGACTTCAAAAATTTTGCTGGCCCGCTAAGTCTTGCGTCTTATAAAAGTGGTTTACTTTATTATCATGGAGGATGCTCACTCCAAGAATGTATTTTACCTGTGATCCAATTGCATTTAAATGACGATGGTTCTCCAGATGTGAGCGATGTGAAAATTGAGCTATCTTATAAAAACGGTGCTAAGCGAATTACGACCAGGCTTCCAGTGATAGAAGTATCTGCACATTCACAAAACTTGTTCTCGGTAGATAAAGACTTTGAGATTCTATTAGAAGCGTACGACAAAAAAGGGAATGTTATAGGAGAAGCGAAGGCAGGGGGTGTTGTCAATCCTGCAACTGGGACAATTATCCTAAAACCAGGTAGTAAGGAAAAAGTAACGCTCAAGATGAGTATGGAATTTGAAGGAAAGTTCAAGATTAAAGCCCTCAACCCTACAACTATGTCGACCTACGATCAACTCGAACTAGAAACGGATTATACAGTGTAGCTATGGATGCATTAGATCAAAAATTAACTACAGCTTTTGATGGTAAAGTTGTTCGTAAAGACCTGCTTCATCGCATTAAAAAGGGTACTAACGTTCCTACTTTTGTGCTTGAATTTCTGCTGGCTCGGTATTGTGCAAGTGATGATGCAGCTGAGATTCAAGCGGGGCTTGAGGCAGTCCTGGATACATTGAATGATAATTATGTGCGTCCCAATGAGGCGAACAAAGCTCAGTCAAAAGTTGCGACCAAAGGCAAATACCGTTTTATTGACAAGGTCCATGTCAATTATGTGGAAAAAGACCGCCGCCATTGGGCTGCTTTAGAAAATTTTGATTCTAGAAAGGTTGCTATTAGCGAAAAGTTCTATCGCGATCATGACCGATTGTTACAAGGAGGTCTATGGGCTGAGGTCACAATAGCCTTTAATGAAATCGAGGATGATGATTATGCGTTTTACATTGAAGATTTGAGACCGATTCAGCTTAGCCGTTTTGATTTTGACAGATATTGTGAAGGAAGAGCTGAGTTTAGCCGAAACGAATGGATGGATATTATTTTACGGTCAGTTGGATTAGAGCCTACGCTTCTTTCACACCGCTTAAAGCTTCACTTCATCGCGCGATTATTTACACTGGTAGAACCCAACTTCAATTTTATTGAGCTAGGCCCTCGTGGTACTGGAAAATCATACTTTTTTAGTGAATTTTCACCATATTCGACACTTATTAGCGGGGGTCAAGCCACTAAAGCAACCTTGTTTTACAATAACCAACGGAAAAAGATTGGACTTGTAGGTTTCTGGGATACAGTTGCTTTTGACGAAGTTGGTGGAATCAAGGTGAAAGACCAGGATACCATCCAGATCATGAAAGATTTCATGGCGAATGGAAGGTTCTCCAGAGGAGTTGAGGTAATAGCAGACGCTTCTATGGCTTTTGTTGGTAACCTTGATTTATCTGTAGAACAGATCGTCAATTCTGAGGTTTACGATCTTTTCCAGCCTCTTCCAAAGGAATTTGATTTGGCAGTGATGGACCGCTTTGCCCTTTATCTCCCTGGCTGGGAGATGCCTAAGAATAGCAGTGAGTATTTGACAAAGAATTATGGTTTTATCACTGACTATTTGGCTGAGGCATTTCATTATCAATTAAAGCATACCAATCGTTATGAAGAGGTTAGTAAACGTATCCAACTGGGGGCTTCTGTTGAAGGACGTGATGAGAAGGGGATCAAAAAAGCAGTAGCCGCTTTCTTAAAAATTCTTCATCCTGCAGGAATGGCATCAGATGAAGAATTTGAAGAATATGTTGCCTATGCAGTAGAATGCAGACGCCGCGTCAAAGAGCAGATGAATAAGAGAAAGTCAGATGATGAGTTTGCAAAAATTGACTTATCATATTTTAATAAAGCTGGTGAAGAGGTAAAAATTTACTGCCCTGAATCAAAATCTGCTGGAGCTACGCAATCCCCTATTCGGAAAAATATACATGATGAATCACAGGTAGTTGAAAATAAGGTTGAGAAAAAAGAAGTACAACGAGAAACTGTTAGTGCTATTGAAAACGAAGTTGAATTTGTACCGGAACAAGTAGAAAACGAACTAGAGGAAGTCCAAGAGCTAAAAGAACAGCACTATACTATACATTACGGAGCTACGGGATATAGTTATGAATCTATAATATCGCCTTATCTGGTCGGTGCTAAAGCGGTAGAAATTGAAGATCCCTATATACGAGTAACACATCAAATTCAAAACTTTGTACGTTTCTGCGAGGCTATTATTAAAACGACTTCAATACGGAAGATTACGCTCTGTACCACTTATGATGACCAAACCGATATGAAAGAGCTTTCTGAACGTCTTACAGATGTAAAGCAAAGCTTACTAGAATTGGATATTGAGTTGGACATTAAGATTAATGAACATCTCCATGACAGAGAGATCCGAATAGATAACGGCTGGACAATCAAAATTGGCCGAGGTTTAGATTTTTACCAAAAGCCTGACACTTGGTATAGCATAGGAAATTACGATTTAAACTTGAGGAAGTGCTTAGAAACAAAAGTGGATATTTTTTATAGAGAATAACCTATCTGCAAATTCTATAACATTAAACTATTACAATTATGGAAGTAAACTTTTGGAAACTCTCTCAAGGAAAGGATTTCTTTAAAGCGGGTGATATTTTGG
Proteins encoded:
- the brxL gene encoding BREX system Lon protease-like protein BrxL translates to MDALDQKLTTAFDGKVVRKDLLHRIKKGTNVPTFVLEFLLARYCASDDAAEIQAGLEAVLDTLNDNYVRPNEANKAQSKVATKGKYRFIDKVHVNYVEKDRRHWAALENFDSRKVAISEKFYRDHDRLLQGGLWAEVTIAFNEIEDDDYAFYIEDLRPIQLSRFDFDRYCEGRAEFSRNEWMDIILRSVGLEPTLLSHRLKLHFIARLFTLVEPNFNFIELGPRGTGKSYFFSEFSPYSTLISGGQATKATLFYNNQRKKIGLVGFWDTVAFDEVGGIKVKDQDTIQIMKDFMANGRFSRGVEVIADASMAFVGNLDLSVEQIVNSEVYDLFQPLPKEFDLAVMDRFALYLPGWEMPKNSSEYLTKNYGFITDYLAEAFHYQLKHTNRYEEVSKRIQLGASVEGRDEKGIKKAVAAFLKILHPAGMASDEEFEEYVAYAVECRRRVKEQMNKRKSDDEFAKIDLSYFNKAGEEVKIYCPESKSAGATQSPIRKNIHDESQVVENKVEKKEVQRETVSAIENEVEFVPEQVENELEEVQELKEQHYTIHYGATGYSYESIISPYLVGAKAVEIEDPYIRVTHQIQNFVRFCEAIIKTTSIRKITLCTTYDDQTDMKELSERLTDVKQSLLELDIELDIKINEHLHDREIRIDNGWTIKIGRGLDFYQKPDTWYSIGNYDLNLRKCLETKVDIFYRE